CAATACAACAAACAAGTCACGTGCAAAGCAGGGAAGTCACCTTGTCGGCAGCCACCTCGTCACCGACGATGTCCACCGCCACCAGGTTGTGCCCGAACGGCGTGGCCGCGGCCATCCTTATTGCATCCGTAACCCCCACCTCCGTGCCGGAGCAGCGCAGCCCTGCAAAAACACACCGCCACAACAAAAGAATCCTCAGGTTAGGCTTCCATCCGTTCGGCCGGTAAATCCGACGAGCGTGAGAGCGTCCTGTTCTGTTCCCGAACTAGACCTGTAGTTgggaggccgcggcggcggagggagagacGGGCAGGCACCGGAGCGGCGAGCGCGACGTCGCACGGGGGTGCGCGTCCGCGCGGGAGGTggggaagggcggcggcggcgggggtgctGATGCAGAGCAAGGCCGCCATTGCGTCAGCTTTGTTCCGCCGCAGTTCGAGTGTCTGCCGAGGCTGTGAGGGCGATGCTTTCGCGGCGCTCTATATATACACCGGCGCTCCTACTGTTTCGTTTGCCTTTCTTGTTTTTAGAAGagttttatgtgtgtgtgtgtgtgtcagtgtGTGTAAGTGTGTTTCTACTGTCTTTGGAGTGTTCTTAAACTGACGTAGCATGTCCATGTGACAGCTTATGTGTGCCTGCTCGTTGCTACTGCGTTTGGAGGGTAGCCATGCCGACTTTTGTCGCGGTTTATTTATGTACACCTGTGCGTTTCTACTACTGACCGTTCTTTTTGAGATGCGTCTCTACCAACCATGAATTGCATGCAGCACACCTGTGTCCGGAGCATGTGTTTGTCACAGCTACGGCCTACGGTCCTACTGTATCTGTTTGGGCTTACTTATGCAAACATGTTTTTTTGTTGAGCATACATATGTGCTGCCATCATTTTTGGAATGCCTCTCAGCTGTCCACAGCATGTCCTTGTGACGGCTATCACGCTGTGTATTTGGTGCTTCTTAACCATATTTGGAATGTATCTCAACCGTCTATGGCATGCTCATGTGATGGCTATGACACTTTTTTGTTTGGGTTTTTGCACAAGTCCAAACAAACACCTAAACTTTTATGGTTTTGCTATTTTCCAGGTACCTGAATTTTTTTTATCGCGCCAGTCACCTTCTTCCTTCCTTTCTTCATGTTGGAcctcttgccggagaagaaaaaatgTTGTCGGGTAAGAGCAACCCCACTATCTTTCTTAGGGGAAGCCATGGCCTCACTATGGGGAAGTTGCAACTCTATTATNNNNNNNNNNNNNNNNNNNNNNNNNNNNNNNNNNNNNNNNNNNNNNNNNNNNNNNNNNNNNNNNNNNNNNNNNNNNNNNNNNNNNNNNNNNNNNNNNNNNNNNNNNNNNNNNNNNNNNNNNNNNNNNNNNNNNNNNNNNNNNNNNNNNNNNNNNNNNNNNNNNNNNNNNNNNNNNNNNNNNNNNNNNNNNNNNNNNNNNNNNNNNNNNNNNNNNNNNNNNNNNNNNNNNNNNNNNNNNNNNNNNNNNNNNNNNNNNNNNNNNNNNNNNNNNNNNNNNNNNNNNNNNNNNNNNNNNNNNNNNNNNNNNNNNNNNNNNNNNNNNNNNNNNNNNNNNNNNNNNNNNNNNNNNNNNNNNNNNNNNNNNNNNNNNNNNNNNNNNNNNNNNNNNNNNNNNNNNNNNNNNNNNNNNNNN
This portion of the Triticum dicoccoides isolate Atlit2015 ecotype Zavitan chromosome 7A, WEW_v2.0, whole genome shotgun sequence genome encodes:
- the LOC119330366 gene encoding protein CURVATURE THYLAKOID 1B, chloroplastic-like isoform X1: MAALLCISTPAAAALPHLPRGRAPPCDVALAAPVPARLSLRRRGLPTTGLRCSGTEVGVTDAIRMAAATPFGHNLVAVDIVGDEVAADKLQLGFKEMATYVIYGTGAFFAGWVLSAVVSAIDSIPLLPRILEMVGLGYTVWFSSRYLLFKENREELFAKTYDLKMRIVGSGDA
- the LOC119330366 gene encoding protein CURVATURE THYLAKOID 1B, chloroplastic-like isoform X2 yields the protein MAALLCISTPAAAALPHLPRGRAPPCDVALAAPVPARLSLRRRGLPTTGLRCSGTEVGVTDAIRMAAATPFGHNLVAVDIVGDEVAADKLGFKEMATYVIYGTGAFFAGWVLSAVVSAIDSIPLLPRILEMVGLGYTVWFSSRYLLFKENREELFAKTYDLKMRIVGSGDA